From Populus trichocarpa isolate Nisqually-1 chromosome 19, P.trichocarpa_v4.1, whole genome shotgun sequence, a single genomic window includes:
- the LOC7455226 gene encoding mini-chromosome maintenance complex-binding protein isoform X1 — MVGPMYDFVANPLGAVRLTFDKTIGSATDPSSFDGKDWGAVDLFRHFLFDQARLSQVPILNGATINWIKPNTLVRFRGMIQDMLGNELYVGAYKDGSVWRTNKFMDISQCPVELNSPDMRLWERRLLYCVPVPGLNSWAESTSEVAVNMCMDSTSEQRDKRRRMDIEAVDHNDFPVSGDESEDSPSAKRMREDPSSSQYLDPKNEGPCSSHVILPDVDRDSLPCLVKIYDSPESELKLNDVFEFVGVLTFDSELPSEKVDQDEFSNGLCDDVSVNLPPNKVPRLHCVIHRKLTVYDFLQNSPPTEPKPHLVKEAREALLRHLTSILGNDGVAAHFMLLHLLSRVHARADNVAVGKLSLNLTCISKEIASVFGTKLSIVIKNLLPFTKCIPLTVEYLNTASLAPKKDYQINRLIPGVLQLAEGSHLIFDETCLETGTLNSAGVENARLLKALTELQKVEYDFKYYKMEMMADVQMLILSEGKSNIMPADIIMPFQPSSAGSSDVVPAEVLEVWRWYLATVRSMPHLIEAEMQKVVENDLVTARQTDRSLGSQDFSRWLTMGRLISASFGETSLSLEHWQMVKELERLRMDRLK, encoded by the exons ATGGTGGGACCGATGTACGATTTCGTCGCAAACCCTCTCGGAGCCGTCCGATTAACATTTGACAAGACAATCGGGTCCGCAACGGACCCGTCCTCCTTCGACGGCAAAGATTGGGGCGCCGTCGACCTCTTCCGCCACTTCCTCTTCGACCAAGCCCGCCTTTCCCAG GTTCCAATTCTTAATGGTGCAACAATAAATTGGATTAAACCGAACACTCTTGTTCGGTTTCGGGGAATGATACAAGACATGTTGGGAAATGAATTATATGTTGGTGCTTATAAg GATGGCTCAGTTTGGAGGACTAACAAATTCATGGATATCTCTCAATGCCCCGTGGAACTTAATTCGCCTGATATGCGTCTCTGGGAGCGTCGTTTATTGTACTGTGTTCCG GTTCCGGGATTAAATTCGTGGGCTGAATCTACTTCTGAGGTAGCGGTAAATATGTGCATGGATTCGACTTCTGAACAAAGAGATAAGCGTAGGAGAATGGACATTGAAGCTGTGGATCACAATGATTTTCCT GTCTCAggtgatgaatctgaagattctCCTAGTGCGAAAAGGATG AGAGAGGATCCCTCATCTTCACAGTACCTGGATCCTAAAAATGAAGGGCCTTGTTCAAGCCATGTTATTCTCCCAGACGTTGATAGAGATTCTCTTCCTTGTCTAGTAAAG ATATATGATTCTCCAGAGTCTGAGTTGAAGctaaatgatgtttttgaatttgtcGGGGTCCTCACTTTTGATTCTGAGCTTCCATCAGAGAAGGTTGATCAGGATGAGTTCTCTAATGGTCTTTGTGATGACGTGTCTGTCAATTTGCCACCCAACAAG GTGCCACGCCTCCATTGCGTTATTCATAGGAAACTCACAGTCTATGACTTTCTGCAGAACTCCCCTCCAACAGAG CCAAAACCCCATTTAGTCAAAGAGGCAAGGGAAGCACTGTTAAGGCATCTCACATCTATTCTTGGCAATGATGGGGTAGCAGCTCATTTCATGTTGTTGCATCTTCTGTCTAGG GTACATGCCAGAGCTGATAATGTTGCTGTTGGGAAGCTTTCTTTGAACCTTACTTGTATTAGCAAAGAGATCGCATCTGTATTTGGCACTAAACTAAGTATTGTCATCAAGAATCTTCTTCCCTTCACAAAATGCATACCCCTGACTGTGGAATATCTCAACACGGCTTCTCTTGCTCCCAAAAAggattatcaaataaatag ACTGATACCTGGAGTTCTACAGCTAGCTGAGGGCTCACACTTAATTTTTGATGAGACATGTTTGGAAACAGGAACCCTCAATTCTGCTGGGGTTGAGAACGCAAGGCTGCTAAAAGCCCTGACAGAGTTGCAAAAG GTTGAGTATGATTTTAAGTATTACAAGATGGAGATGATGGCTGATGTCCAAATGCTAATATTGTCAGAGGGGAAATCAAACATCATGCCAGCTGATATAATTATGCCATTCCAGCCTTCTTCGGCAGGTTCCTCAGATGTTGTGCCTGCAGAAGTCCTGGAAGTTTGGAGATGGTACTTGGCTACTGTTAGATCAATGCCTCATTTGATCGAGGCAGAAATGCAGAAG GTGGTAGAAAATGACTTGGTTACTGCTAGGCAAACGGATCGAAGCTTAGGCAGCCAAGACTTCAGCAG ATGGCTGACAATGGGCCGCCTCATTTCTGCCAGTTTTGGCGAGACCTCACTCTCATTGGAGCACTGGCAAATGGTAAAGGAGCTGGAGAGGCTAAGGATGGATAGACTCAAGTGA
- the LOC7455226 gene encoding mini-chromosome maintenance complex-binding protein isoform X2 encodes MNYMLVLISLCVRVVFLKDGSVWRTNKFMDISQCPVELNSPDMRLWERRLLYCVPVPGLNSWAESTSEVAVNMCMDSTSEQRDKRRRMDIEAVDHNDFPVSGDESEDSPSAKRMREDPSSSQYLDPKNEGPCSSHVILPDVDRDSLPCLVKIYDSPESELKLNDVFEFVGVLTFDSELPSEKVDQDEFSNGLCDDVSVNLPPNKVPRLHCVIHRKLTVYDFLQNSPPTEPKPHLVKEAREALLRHLTSILGNDGVAAHFMLLHLLSRVHARADNVAVGKLSLNLTCISKEIASVFGTKLSIVIKNLLPFTKCIPLTVEYLNTASLAPKKDYQINRLIPGVLQLAEGSHLIFDETCLETGTLNSAGVENARLLKALTELQKVEYDFKYYKMEMMADVQMLILSEGKSNIMPADIIMPFQPSSAGSSDVVPAEVLEVWRWYLATVRSMPHLIEAEMQKVVENDLVTARQTDRSLGSQDFSRWLTMGRLISASFGETSLSLEHWQMVKELERLRMDRLK; translated from the exons ATGAATTATATGTTGGTGCTTATAAg TTTGTGTGTGCGCGTCGTGTTTTTGAAGGATGGCTCAGTTTGGAGGACTAACAAATTCATGGATATCTCTCAATGCCCCGTGGAACTTAATTCGCCTGATATGCGTCTCTGGGAGCGTCGTTTATTGTACTGTGTTCCG GTTCCGGGATTAAATTCGTGGGCTGAATCTACTTCTGAGGTAGCGGTAAATATGTGCATGGATTCGACTTCTGAACAAAGAGATAAGCGTAGGAGAATGGACATTGAAGCTGTGGATCACAATGATTTTCCT GTCTCAggtgatgaatctgaagattctCCTAGTGCGAAAAGGATG AGAGAGGATCCCTCATCTTCACAGTACCTGGATCCTAAAAATGAAGGGCCTTGTTCAAGCCATGTTATTCTCCCAGACGTTGATAGAGATTCTCTTCCTTGTCTAGTAAAG ATATATGATTCTCCAGAGTCTGAGTTGAAGctaaatgatgtttttgaatttgtcGGGGTCCTCACTTTTGATTCTGAGCTTCCATCAGAGAAGGTTGATCAGGATGAGTTCTCTAATGGTCTTTGTGATGACGTGTCTGTCAATTTGCCACCCAACAAG GTGCCACGCCTCCATTGCGTTATTCATAGGAAACTCACAGTCTATGACTTTCTGCAGAACTCCCCTCCAACAGAG CCAAAACCCCATTTAGTCAAAGAGGCAAGGGAAGCACTGTTAAGGCATCTCACATCTATTCTTGGCAATGATGGGGTAGCAGCTCATTTCATGTTGTTGCATCTTCTGTCTAGG GTACATGCCAGAGCTGATAATGTTGCTGTTGGGAAGCTTTCTTTGAACCTTACTTGTATTAGCAAAGAGATCGCATCTGTATTTGGCACTAAACTAAGTATTGTCATCAAGAATCTTCTTCCCTTCACAAAATGCATACCCCTGACTGTGGAATATCTCAACACGGCTTCTCTTGCTCCCAAAAAggattatcaaataaatag ACTGATACCTGGAGTTCTACAGCTAGCTGAGGGCTCACACTTAATTTTTGATGAGACATGTTTGGAAACAGGAACCCTCAATTCTGCTGGGGTTGAGAACGCAAGGCTGCTAAAAGCCCTGACAGAGTTGCAAAAG GTTGAGTATGATTTTAAGTATTACAAGATGGAGATGATGGCTGATGTCCAAATGCTAATATTGTCAGAGGGGAAATCAAACATCATGCCAGCTGATATAATTATGCCATTCCAGCCTTCTTCGGCAGGTTCCTCAGATGTTGTGCCTGCAGAAGTCCTGGAAGTTTGGAGATGGTACTTGGCTACTGTTAGATCAATGCCTCATTTGATCGAGGCAGAAATGCAGAAG GTGGTAGAAAATGACTTGGTTACTGCTAGGCAAACGGATCGAAGCTTAGGCAGCCAAGACTTCAGCAG ATGGCTGACAATGGGCCGCCTCATTTCTGCCAGTTTTGGCGAGACCTCACTCTCATTGGAGCACTGGCAAATGGTAAAGGAGCTGGAGAGGCTAAGGATGGATAGACTCAAGTGA
- the LOC7455223 gene encoding putative tRNA (cytidine(32)/guanosine(34)-2'-O)-methyltransferase, translating into MGRASRDKRDIYYRKAKEEGWRARSAFKLIQIDEEFNIFEGVKRVVDLCAAPGSWSQVLSRKLYLPAKLSPDSRDNDLPLIVAIDLQPMAPIEGVIQVQGDITNARTAEVVIRHFDGSKADLVVCDGAPDVTGLHDMDEFVQSQLILAGLTIVTHVLKEGGKFIAKIFRGKDTSLLYCQLKLFFPVVTFAKPKSSRNSSIEAFAVCENYSPPEGFDPKDLHRLLEKVGSPSGADDLDCSSGWLEGASKVYIPFLACGDLSGYDSDRSYPLPKDADGTYQSLDPVQPPIAPPYKRALEMKKASSHGVKELEKPSLDS; encoded by the exons ATGGGGAGAGCTTCAAGGGATAAAAGG GATATATACTATAGAAAAGCAAAGGAAGAAGGTTGGCGTGCTCGAAGTGCCTTTAAGCTCATTCAGATAGATGAGGAATTCAATATTTTTGAAG gAGTGAAGCGTGTGGTGGATTTATGTGCTGCACCTGGTAGCTGGAGTCAG GTTTTGAGCCGTAAACTATATTTACCAGCAAAACTTTCACCTGATTCAAG GGATAATGATCTTCCCCTTATTGTGGCCATTGATTTGCAACCTATGGCTCCCATTGAAGGTGTTATCCAAGTCCAGGGTGATATTACCAATGCCCGAACTGCTGAAGTG GTCATTAGACATTTTGATGGCAGCAAGGCTGACTTGGTTGTGTGTGATGGTGCCCCTGATG TTACCGGACTCCATGACATGGATGAATTTGTTCAGTCTCAACTCATACTAGCG GGTTTAACAATTGTCACACATGTACTCAAAGAAGGTGGAAAATTTATTGCGAAGATATTTCGTGGAAAAGATACAAGTCTTCTGTATTGCCAG ctcaaattattttttcctgtGGTGACTTTTGCCAAACCAAAAAGTAGCCGCAATTCCAGCATAG AGGCATTTGCAGTTTGTGAGAATTACTCTCCTCCTGAGGGATTTGATCCGAAAGACTTGCATCGCCTTTTGGAAAAGGTGGGAAGCCCCTCTGGTGCAGATGACCTAg ATTGCAGTAGCGGGTGGTTAGAAGGGGCAAGTAAGGTGTATATTCCATTTCTAGCTTGCGGGGACCTTAGTGGGTATGACTCTGACCGATCATATCCACTACCAAAAGATGCCGATGGCACATATCAGAGCTTGGATCCTGTACAACCCCCAATTGCCCCTCCTTATAAAAGAGCCCTTGAAATGAAGAAAGCTTCTAGTCATGGTGTAAAAGAGCTTGAAAAGCCCTCTTTGGATTCTTGA